From Thermofilaceae archaeon, the proteins below share one genomic window:
- a CDS encoding L-threonylcarbamoyladenylate synthase translates to MAITRIWRVDPSNPEPRVIAEAAALLREGGLVAFPTETVYGLGADSFNRGAVRRIYQVKGRPPDNPLIVHISSIEQIARVSSRAPEIVERLAEAFWPGPLTVVIPKADSVPEEVTAGLPKVAVRMPAHKVALALINDLGSPIAAPSANLSGRPSPTSPTHVIRDLYGKIEGILDAGETLYGVESTIIDLTTDPPTLLRPGALPVENVEKVLGKRVVIPPFARGLGEAERALAPGMRYRHYAPQATLIVVESDDYSDLEKIAEKVIEVAAKHIAKGVRVGILCTEETIDLYSPLRGRVSLKCLGSRRDPFTIARNLFRTLREVDDEGLQLVIAEGVEERGLGLTIMNRLRKASGFNIVKV, encoded by the coding sequence GTGGCAATCACCAGGATCTGGCGTGTCGATCCATCAAACCCGGAACCCCGGGTGATCGCTGAGGCTGCAGCCCTACTGAGGGAAGGCGGGCTGGTAGCCTTCCCAACGGAGACTGTTTACGGGCTCGGAGCCGATTCGTTCAATAGGGGCGCTGTTAGGAGGATCTACCAAGTCAAAGGGAGACCGCCGGACAATCCTCTCATCGTCCACATTTCGAGCATCGAGCAAATCGCTCGCGTTTCAAGCAGGGCGCCAGAGATCGTGGAAAGGCTTGCAGAGGCTTTCTGGCCAGGCCCGCTAACCGTTGTGATCCCGAAGGCAGATTCTGTACCGGAGGAAGTGACAGCTGGTTTACCGAAGGTTGCTGTGAGGATGCCCGCGCACAAGGTGGCACTCGCGCTCATCAACGACCTCGGCTCACCCATCGCTGCTCCCAGTGCCAACCTCTCCGGCAGACCATCGCCCACATCGCCTACGCATGTCATCAGGGACTTGTACGGGAAGATCGAGGGCATCCTCGACGCCGGCGAGACGCTATACGGAGTGGAGTCCACGATCATCGACCTGACAACCGATCCTCCGACGCTCCTGAGGCCCGGCGCTTTACCCGTCGAGAATGTGGAGAAGGTATTGGGGAAAAGGGTGGTGATCCCCCCGTTCGCCAGAGGGTTGGGGGAGGCTGAGAGAGCTCTCGCGCCTGGGATGCGCTACAGGCACTACGCTCCCCAAGCTACCCTCATCGTGGTCGAGTCCGACGATTACAGCGACCTCGAGAAAATCGCTGAGAAGGTGATTGAAGTCGCCGCGAAACACATCGCAAAGGGGGTACGAGTAGGCATCCTGTGCACCGAAGAAACCATTGATCTCTACTCCCCTTTGAGGGGTCGAGTCAGCCTCAAGTGCCTTGGATCACGGAGAGACCCCTTTACGATAGCGAGGAACCTCTTCAGAACATTGAGGGAGGTCGACGACGAAGGCCTCCAACTCGTAATAGCCGAAGGGGTGGAGGAGAGGGGCCTGGGTCTGACGATCATGAACAGGCTCAGGAAGGCCTCCGGCTTCAACATTGTGAAGGTGTAG
- a CDS encoding DUF87 domain-containing protein: MYLPGASAIILFFAMMLALIAAIAGRTVLPPAILALILGGYYTYAKRVELVELVYGERSLLLDPITEVKVKRDFILLKTRRSYVLSAFLKVDSVDLPESDVRLGEMATHFVSSLYLPSATVNIVSSSVNGLRNYYLKINFVLPESAVEALKSVPHVLAELQRRLLGLGVRTRPVEPLEVLSVVAELNERDFHPTLPVFSILMLGALTLSLLLYPALAPLALILLPIIPLELRIVRGGRCLVAPKTLIPVRYSIAEVPDQAGAASIVRSFASAFTWSDDSLLALLVPEDLAAFEASVKRALEVLEAGRAGVSKLADEFKALNVINMNRALEGGSKPFSVAIFVSGDVWRYEPLGLERDFSLASLVGRPRTLKRLTALVGYPLKDSQVKISSQLAWLAPYTFFRPRTRRTPRAIYLGRGVRRDEEVWLELDLLENVHGLIVGPMGSGKSTTARTLALRAMEKGITPIIVDPSGEYRAFAERFEFEILDLWDRPFNPLLCSASDFERALTYLSPLSEYEAHLLRRCLARGVSSFQQLVELAKGTSLEWKLERLQDYFMGEEISLEDLISAGKPFVLCMGSTAKGSYMAMPVEVQRVVFDLLLSQLRDCAIARGLSEPRWLLIVDEGHLFMLPPPGYTEPLIVTMARMLRKFGLAVVMLTHEWGDVPEAFRRVAGWKLALSHSDPDYVSMTQVYMALTPIEVSWFQAGVVGRAVLRRGHEPYNILVEIEPVEEARTDWASRKTQVRIPTV, translated from the coding sequence ATGTACCTACCGGGAGCTTCAGCTATCATCCTCTTCTTCGCGATGATGCTGGCCCTGATTGCGGCTATAGCCGGTAGAACAGTCTTACCTCCCGCTATCCTTGCATTAATACTGGGGGGTTACTACACCTATGCTAAAAGGGTTGAGCTCGTCGAACTGGTTTACGGAGAGAGAAGCCTGCTTCTAGACCCCATCACCGAGGTCAAAGTTAAGAGAGATTTTATACTGCTAAAAACGAGAAGGAGTTACGTATTATCTGCCTTTTTGAAGGTAGATAGTGTAGACCTACCAGAGAGTGATGTGAGATTAGGCGAGATGGCCACTCACTTCGTATCCTCACTGTACCTCCCCTCAGCGACTGTGAATATTGTATCTTCTTCGGTTAACGGTTTGCGTAACTACTACCTTAAGATAAATTTCGTACTGCCGGAATCTGCGGTTGAAGCTCTGAAGAGCGTGCCGCACGTGCTGGCGGAACTACAGCGCCGCTTGCTAGGTTTAGGCGTTCGCACAAGGCCCGTTGAACCCCTCGAAGTCCTTTCCGTGGTCGCCGAATTAAATGAAAGGGATTTCCATCCCACCCTGCCCGTGTTCAGCATACTGATGCTGGGGGCCTTAACGCTCTCCCTCTTGCTCTACCCAGCCCTCGCGCCTTTGGCGCTGATACTCCTGCCAATAATTCCACTGGAGCTGAGGATAGTGAGAGGTGGGCGTTGCCTCGTAGCGCCGAAAACCCTGATACCCGTGAGGTACAGCATCGCGGAAGTACCCGACCAGGCTGGAGCCGCATCCATTGTAAGGAGCTTTGCCAGCGCCTTCACGTGGAGCGATGATTCTCTGCTAGCTCTCCTAGTCCCGGAAGACCTGGCGGCCTTCGAAGCCAGCGTCAAGAGGGCACTTGAAGTGCTTGAAGCAGGTAGAGCGGGAGTCAGCAAGCTAGCTGACGAGTTTAAAGCCCTAAACGTGATCAACATGAACCGCGCTCTTGAGGGAGGGTCCAAACCTTTCTCAGTCGCGATTTTCGTCAGCGGTGATGTGTGGCGCTACGAGCCGCTAGGGCTCGAAAGAGACTTCTCGCTGGCGTCCCTAGTGGGAAGACCACGAACGCTCAAGCGGCTTACCGCTCTAGTAGGCTACCCGCTAAAAGATTCTCAAGTGAAAATCAGCTCCCAGCTCGCTTGGTTAGCCCCCTACACGTTCTTTAGGCCCCGCACGAGGAGGACGCCGAGGGCCATCTACCTGGGTCGGGGCGTTAGGAGGGACGAGGAGGTTTGGCTGGAGCTGGACCTGCTGGAGAACGTGCACGGGCTGATCGTGGGCCCGATGGGCTCCGGCAAGAGCACCACGGCTCGAACCCTCGCGCTGAGGGCGATGGAGAAGGGGATCACCCCGATCATAGTCGACCCCTCGGGGGAGTACAGGGCCTTCGCCGAGAGGTTCGAATTCGAGATACTGGATCTCTGGGATCGACCCTTTAACCCGCTCCTCTGCAGCGCTAGCGACTTTGAGAGAGCACTCACGTACTTAAGCCCGCTCAGCGAGTACGAGGCCCACCTGCTGAGGAGGTGCCTCGCAAGGGGAGTTTCGAGCTTCCAACAGCTAGTGGAGCTTGCGAAGGGTACGAGCCTTGAGTGGAAGCTGGAGAGGCTTCAGGACTACTTCATGGGAGAGGAAATCAGCTTAGAAGATCTCATCTCAGCGGGCAAGCCGTTCGTACTCTGTATGGGTAGCACAGCGAAAGGAAGCTACATGGCAATGCCGGTAGAGGTGCAGAGGGTCGTGTTCGACCTCCTACTATCTCAGCTCCGCGACTGCGCCATAGCTCGCGGCTTGAGTGAGCCGAGGTGGCTGCTCATCGTTGATGAAGGCCACCTTTTCATGCTTCCTCCTCCAGGATACACGGAGCCTCTTATCGTCACGATGGCGAGGATGCTGAGGAAGTTTGGGCTGGCGGTCGTCATGCTCACCCACGAGTGGGGCGACGTGCCCGAGGCGTTCAGAAGGGTCGCGGGCTGGAAGCTCGCTCTCTCCCACAGCGACCCTGACTACGTATCCATGACGCAGGTCTACATGGCCCTAACGCCCATCGAGGTCTCGTGGTTCCAAGCAGGGGTTGTAGGTCGAGCGGTTCTCAGGAGAGGGCATGAGCCCTACAACATACTCGTCGAGATCGAACCAGTCGAGGAGGCGAGAACAGACTGGGCCTCCCGAAAAACCCAAGTGCGCATACCCACAGTTTAA
- a CDS encoding APC family permease — MKGARGEKSGLRREVGLFGAFSIGYADVGADIYITLGLIVLYAAGAAPLALALAAVVYVLTGLTYAKLSRVYPVAGGAQYYAYARFGPLHGFLAGWGLLLDYIVDIALFALASVGYLGFLVKLATGSSFLLENPSYALAACALTVFLVGLNLFGVKASSRFNEFIVAADLLAEFLVIGVGGFLLAMSGSLKLRLPAIGSEVSTSNFLYATTVAMASYVGVEATSQVAEEVRNPEKDVPRAILLTVATTVLVALIASTLFSSLGNLSEEDVLYPFSTLARSIPVLGPYLAVLTGLMGFLLSAASANAGVIGVSRVVFSMSRTNLLPKVLQRVNSRGAPDAALAVSGAVAASLLLTHALLPSVHLLEVVASLYNFGALIAYMYAHLALTSLNWKTEPRFRIKPVLQPIVGLAACAVMWVLLFILHGEGRLLVALWIIAGIVMFLFSTRKSWYPAGRGRER; from the coding sequence GTGAAAGGAGCTCGAGGCGAGAAAAGTGGTCTACGCAGGGAAGTGGGGCTTTTCGGGGCGTTTAGCATCGGCTACGCGGATGTAGGAGCTGACATCTACATCACGTTGGGTCTCATAGTTCTTTACGCTGCGGGCGCTGCACCTCTCGCTCTAGCGCTAGCAGCTGTGGTTTATGTGCTTACCGGGTTGACGTACGCTAAGCTCAGCCGGGTATACCCAGTGGCGGGGGGCGCCCAGTACTACGCGTACGCGAGGTTTGGGCCTCTGCACGGCTTCCTCGCAGGCTGGGGGCTCCTGCTGGATTACATTGTTGATATCGCGCTCTTCGCTCTAGCCTCTGTGGGCTACCTCGGCTTCCTCGTCAAACTGGCAACCGGGAGCAGCTTCCTTCTGGAGAACCCGAGTTACGCTCTCGCGGCTTGCGCCCTGACAGTTTTTCTCGTCGGACTCAACCTCTTCGGCGTAAAAGCATCAAGTAGGTTCAACGAGTTCATAGTGGCGGCAGACCTCCTGGCGGAATTCCTGGTCATCGGTGTAGGTGGCTTCCTCCTCGCCATGAGCGGGTCTCTAAAACTGCGGCTACCGGCCATCGGCAGCGAAGTCTCCACGAGTAACTTCCTCTACGCGACAACCGTAGCGATGGCGTCTTACGTTGGGGTTGAAGCTACCTCGCAAGTCGCAGAGGAGGTGAGAAACCCAGAGAAGGACGTTCCAAGAGCTATCCTCCTCACTGTGGCCACCACTGTGCTCGTAGCTCTCATAGCGTCTACACTCTTCTCCTCGCTAGGGAACCTAAGCGAGGAGGATGTCCTGTACCCCTTCTCAACCCTGGCGAGATCCATACCTGTCCTCGGGCCCTACCTGGCTGTTCTGACGGGGTTGATGGGGTTCCTCCTCAGCGCGGCATCCGCGAACGCGGGCGTGATCGGAGTTTCGAGAGTAGTATTCTCCATGAGCAGGACGAACCTTCTGCCGAAAGTTCTGCAGAGAGTGAACTCTAGAGGCGCGCCGGACGCAGCGCTAGCGGTTTCCGGCGCTGTCGCGGCAAGCCTCCTCCTGACCCACGCTCTTCTCCCGAGCGTGCACCTCCTTGAAGTTGTCGCTTCGCTCTACAACTTCGGCGCGCTCATTGCGTACATGTACGCGCACCTCGCCCTCACGTCGCTGAACTGGAAAACCGAGCCCCGCTTCAGAATCAAGCCTGTGCTGCAGCCCATAGTGGGTCTAGCGGCGTGCGCTGTGATGTGGGTCCTCCT